A section of the Candidatus Hydrogenedentota bacterium genome encodes:
- a CDS encoding sugar transferase, which produces MGLYSRRHEFLNAIMRVLLDLSCITGVFVATIWLLAPTVTVEIFQSYLTYYFTLVTVWFMVATDQRLFLSRRSEALVALLFSVAKAFFTAFLFTVFIVALFKREELNRTFLFVFGIFVLGGLLLFRLSLGLSLWNLRRRGFNARRILIVGSNERTQKLVDILHANEQYGYHIEGFLEIEPERREMLEARGVPYLGALDELDKILVNRVIDAVYIALPVRSYYEKIQSAAHLCEGVGVPVRFMADLFPLRMATSELSRLGDIPLLSLSIESDSRPQFALHRAVDMGVSLLLIVVLSPVLLAVALAIKVDSRGPLLIRRPRRAPGGAIFSDLVFRTSHGASWEPGGENLTRVGSVLRRYGIDELPQLLNVLSGEISLAGPVHDRGQASKMDSPV; this is translated from the coding sequence TTGGGCCTATATTCCAGACGCCATGAATTCCTCAACGCCATCATGCGCGTGCTCCTCGATTTGAGTTGTATCACCGGTGTGTTTGTGGCCACCATTTGGCTGCTCGCCCCGACCGTGACGGTCGAAATCTTCCAGAGCTACCTCACCTACTATTTCACGCTGGTGACCGTGTGGTTCATGGTGGCAACCGACCAGCGACTCTTCCTCTCGCGGCGAAGCGAGGCCCTGGTGGCGCTCCTTTTTTCCGTGGCCAAGGCGTTCTTCACCGCGTTTCTTTTCACGGTGTTCATCGTGGCCCTTTTTAAGCGCGAGGAACTGAACCGCACCTTCCTGTTTGTATTTGGAATCTTCGTGCTGGGTGGGCTTCTCCTGTTCCGCTTGAGCCTGGGTCTGAGCCTGTGGAACCTGCGCCGGCGCGGCTTCAACGCGCGGCGGATCCTCATTGTGGGCAGCAACGAGCGGACGCAGAAGCTGGTGGACATTCTCCACGCGAACGAACAATATGGCTACCACATTGAGGGCTTTCTGGAAATCGAGCCGGAGCGGCGGGAAATGCTCGAAGCCCGAGGCGTCCCCTATCTCGGGGCCCTGGACGAGCTCGACAAGATTCTGGTGAATCGGGTGATCGACGCGGTATACATCGCCTTGCCCGTTCGCTCGTACTATGAAAAGATTCAAAGCGCGGCCCACCTGTGCGAAGGCGTCGGTGTGCCGGTCCGTTTCATGGCGGATCTGTTTCCGCTCCGCATGGCCACGAGCGAGTTGAGCCGGCTGGGCGACATCCCCCTGCTCTCCCTTTCGATAGAATCCGACAGCCGCCCTCAGTTTGCCCTGCACCGTGCGGTGGATATGGGTGTGTCGCTGCTTTTGATTGTGGTGCTCTCCCCGGTGCTTCTGGCGGTGGCGCTGGCCATCAAAGTGGATTCTCGCGGTCCCCTGCTGATCCGCCGCCCCCGGCGGGCGCCGGGCGGCGCTATTTTCAGTGATCTTGTATTTCGCACTTCCCATGGAGCATCATGGGAACCCGGTGGGGAGAATTTGACCCGGGTGGGCAGTGTCCTGAGACGATATGGAATTG
- a CDS encoding undecaprenyl-diphosphate phosphatase, with protein MVDFVNAFILAVVEGITEFLPISSTGHLILVESLLSLGDDEAFNKAFIVIIQFPAILSVCLYFWRQLWPVREGRLDRDIIALWIKVVVAFLPAAVLGLLLDDYIESLLDSETVVAVTLILGGIILILIERRKHAGETASIQELSYKQAVGIGLIQCLAMIPGTSRSGATIVGGLLLGANRVVAAEFSFFLAIPTMVGATTLKILKNGLSFSGHQWALIALGSVVSFLVAYGVIAFLMAFIKRHSFSAFGVYRIILGVLVLVMLMTKMI; from the coding sequence CTGGTGGATTTCGTAAACGCATTCATTCTGGCGGTGGTGGAGGGGATCACCGAGTTCTTGCCCATCAGCAGCACCGGGCACCTCATTCTCGTGGAATCGCTCCTGAGTCTGGGAGATGACGAAGCCTTTAACAAGGCTTTCATCGTCATCATACAATTCCCCGCCATCCTCTCGGTGTGCCTCTATTTCTGGCGGCAACTCTGGCCCGTGCGCGAAGGCCGATTGGACCGGGACATCATCGCCCTGTGGATCAAGGTCGTCGTCGCCTTTCTTCCCGCCGCCGTACTGGGTCTGCTCCTGGATGACTACATTGAGTCCCTCCTCGACAGCGAAACCGTCGTGGCGGTCACCCTCATCCTCGGCGGTATCATCCTGATTCTAATTGAGCGCCGAAAACATGCCGGGGAAACGGCTTCCATCCAGGAACTCAGTTATAAGCAGGCCGTGGGTATCGGTCTGATACAGTGCCTTGCCATGATTCCGGGCACCTCGCGCTCGGGCGCCACGATCGTCGGCGGGCTCCTCCTCGGGGCCAACCGGGTGGTCGCCGCGGAATTCTCCTTTTTCCTTGCCATCCCCACCATGGTGGGTGCTACTACCCTGAAGATTCTGAAGAACGGACTGAGCTTTTCCGGGCATCAGTGGGCACTCATCGCGCTGGGCTCCGTGGTCTCTTTCCTTGTCGCTTATGGCGTCATCGCCTTTCTCATGGCCTTCATAAAGAGGCACTCGTTCAGCGCCTTTGGGGTGTACCGCATCATATTGGGCGTCCTGGTGCTCGTGATGTTAATGACAAAAATGATATAA